A section of the Deltaproteobacteria bacterium genome encodes:
- the cysD gene encoding sulfate adenylyltransferase subunit CysD — MSAPRFTHLQQLEAESIHIIREVAGEAEKPIVLYSIGKDSQVLLHLIRKAFHPAPVPFPLLHIDTTWKFRAMYEFRDSFTRQHGLDLRIHTNRKALAEGVNPFDDSSQKYTHAMKTQALLEALREGGYDVAFGGARRDEEKSRAKERIFSFRDRHGQWDPKNQRPELWNLFNLRVDPGESLRVFPLSNWTELDVWHYLWLERIPIVPLYFAAERPVVERGGNLIMVDDERMRLRPGEQPVVRRIRFRTLGCYPLSGAVLSSAVTVPQIIDEMLASQVSERQGRMIDHDEEASMETKKREGYF; from the coding sequence ATGAGCGCCCCGCGGTTCACTCACCTTCAGCAGCTCGAGGCCGAGAGCATTCACATCATCCGCGAGGTCGCAGGAGAGGCCGAGAAGCCGATCGTTCTGTACAGCATCGGCAAGGACTCGCAGGTGCTGCTGCACCTGATTCGGAAGGCGTTTCATCCCGCACCGGTTCCATTTCCGCTGTTGCACATCGACACGACCTGGAAGTTCCGCGCCATGTACGAGTTTCGCGACTCGTTCACGAGGCAGCACGGGCTCGACTTGCGGATTCACACCAATCGGAAGGCGCTCGCCGAGGGGGTGAACCCCTTCGACGACAGCAGCCAGAAGTACACGCACGCGATGAAGACCCAGGCGCTCCTCGAGGCGCTTCGCGAGGGCGGCTATGACGTGGCCTTCGGCGGTGCGCGCCGTGACGAGGAGAAGTCGCGCGCGAAGGAGCGCATCTTCTCGTTCCGCGATCGCCACGGTCAGTGGGATCCGAAGAATCAACGGCCGGAGCTCTGGAATCTGTTCAACCTGCGCGTGGATCCCGGCGAGAGCCTGCGCGTCTTTCCATTGTCCAATTGGACCGAGCTCGATGTTTGGCACTACCTCTGGCTCGAGCGCATTCCCATTGTGCCTTTGTACTTTGCCGCCGAGCGGCCCGTGGTGGAGCGGGGCGGCAACCTGATCATGGTGGACGACGAGCGGATGCGCCTGCGTCCTGGGGAGCAGCCCGTGGTGCGTCGGATTCGCTTCCGCACGCTGGGTTGCTATCCGCTCTCGGGCGCTGTGCTCTCGAGCGCGGTCACCGTTCCTCAAATCATCGACGAGATGCTTGCCTCGCAGGTCTCCGAGCGCCAGGGCCGGATGATCGATCACGACGAAGAGGCGTCGATGGAGACCAAGAAGCGCGAGGGGTACTTCTGA
- a CDS encoding 6-phosphofructokinase has product MARIAVLTSGGDSPGMNAFLRGAVKVAAAQGVHVVGVRDGYEGLMDGSFEPLTVQDGATVRPAPAFEADLIGGMGGTVLGSARSMRFREPGGRSQAAKRLAEMDGLIVVGGNGSLTGAHMLANEHGIKVMGVPASIDNDIGCTSTCLGVDTALNTIVQACDRIADTARAHKRAFVVEVMGRDCGYLAMASAIAAGADAALIREQGRAESEIVEATVKLVRHAFAERGKRRVLIIKAEGVEVPCTKLVREVDEKIKDLGVDIRGTVLGHVVRGGNPSFLDRMVASRLALGAVSALLSGCTDEMVSWQPQVEGGTKTLDPSVQRFPLARVLEETKALIDGSSPITQRRLKLMEAAEGVLPL; this is encoded by the coding sequence ATGGCGCGCATCGCAGTGCTGACGAGCGGCGGCGACTCACCGGGCATGAACGCATTCCTCCGCGGCGCCGTGAAGGTCGCGGCTGCGCAGGGCGTGCACGTGGTGGGCGTCCGCGACGGCTACGAAGGCCTGATGGATGGCAGCTTCGAGCCGCTCACCGTCCAGGACGGTGCCACCGTGCGGCCCGCGCCCGCGTTCGAGGCCGACCTCATCGGCGGCATGGGTGGAACGGTGCTCGGCTCGGCGCGCTCGATGCGCTTTCGCGAGCCCGGCGGTCGCTCGCAGGCAGCCAAGCGCCTCGCCGAGATGGACGGGCTCATCGTGGTGGGCGGCAACGGCTCGCTCACCGGCGCGCACATGCTCGCCAACGAGCACGGCATCAAGGTCATGGGCGTGCCCGCGAGCATCGACAACGACATCGGCTGCACCTCCACCTGCCTCGGCGTGGACACCGCGCTCAACACCATCGTCCAGGCCTGCGACCGCATCGCCGACACCGCGCGCGCCCACAAGCGCGCCTTCGTGGTCGAGGTGATGGGCCGCGACTGCGGCTACCTCGCCATGGCCAGCGCCATCGCCGCCGGCGCCGACGCCGCGCTCATCCGCGAGCAGGGGCGCGCCGAGTCGGAGATCGTGGAGGCGACGGTGAAGCTGGTGCGGCACGCCTTCGCCGAGCGCGGCAAGCGGCGCGTGCTGATCATCAAGGCCGAGGGCGTGGAGGTGCCGTGCACGAAGCTGGTGCGCGAGGTGGATGAGAAGATCAAAGACCTCGGCGTCGACATCCGCGGCACGGTGCTGGGGCACGTGGTGCGCGGCGGCAACCCGAGCTTCCTCGACCGCATGGTCGCGAGCCGCCTCGCGCTCGGCGCGGTGAGCGCGCTGCTCTCGGGCTGCACCGACGAGATGGTCTCGTGGCAGCCCCAGGTCGAGGGCGGCACGAAGACGCTCGATCCTTCCGTGCAGCGCTTCCCGCTCGCGCGCGTGCTCGAGGAGACCAAGGCGCTCATCGACGGCTCCAGCCCGATCACCCAGCGTCGCCTCAAGCTGATGGAGGCGGCCGAAGGCGTGTTGCCGCTGTGA
- a CDS encoding YeeE/YedE family protein, which yields MLNPTVTSHLVPAAVGGVLTGLAVAGLWVLNGRAAGISGIFGGVLELDRPDLPWRSAFLGGLALGGLVLSRLAPRFFTWDVPHSSALLIASGLLVGFGTRLGSGCTSGHGLCGISRLSGRSIVATLVFMALGMVAVFVLRHALGGAA from the coding sequence ATGCTCAACCCAACGGTTACATCTCACCTGGTCCCGGCGGCCGTGGGAGGCGTGCTCACCGGCCTGGCGGTCGCGGGCCTGTGGGTGCTCAACGGTCGCGCCGCGGGCATCAGCGGGATCTTCGGCGGCGTGCTGGAGCTCGATCGCCCGGACCTGCCCTGGCGCAGCGCCTTCCTCGGCGGGCTCGCGCTCGGCGGTCTGGTGCTGAGCCGGCTCGCGCCGCGCTTCTTCACTTGGGACGTGCCGCACTCGAGCGCGCTGCTCATCGCCTCGGGATTGCTCGTCGGCTTCGGGACGCGGCTCGGCAGCGGCTGCACCAGCGGCCACGGGCTCTGTGGCATCAGTCGGCTCTCGGGGCGCTCCATCGTGGCCACGCTGGTGTTCATGGCGCTGGGGATGGTGGCCGTCTTCGTGCTGCGGCACGCGCTGGGAGGTGCCGCGTGA
- a CDS encoding sulfite exporter TauE/SafE family protein: MHLTDIDLLFALITLVAALVNGGLGYGFSAITVPLALLLFSNKLLSPALVLVEVFINFVALLVNIRAVPAIWRRMLPMLGGLVPGAVLGTFALAQTGHATLRIATYAVLLPLIVLQTAGVRWPLKREVVAGVPLGAGVGALYAATTISGPPLALLLNNQGYTKENFRAALSLFRIAESILAAGLYGSAGLFTGESIRLSGIAAPGVLIGIPLGFLVLRKLPNETFRRACMGSDALLVSFGLARVLIDQHLVAAVLGYSLVAATVVLEGVLLWRYFKLARAQILAPAEASS, from the coding sequence ATGCACCTGACCGACATCGATCTTCTGTTTGCCCTCATTACCCTCGTGGCTGCCCTGGTGAATGGCGGCCTCGGCTACGGGTTCTCGGCCATCACCGTGCCGCTGGCGTTGCTGCTCTTCTCCAACAAGCTCTTGAGCCCCGCGCTGGTGCTCGTCGAGGTTTTCATCAACTTCGTGGCGCTGCTCGTGAACATCCGGGCGGTCCCGGCGATCTGGCGACGGATGTTGCCCATGCTGGGTGGCCTGGTGCCGGGCGCCGTGCTGGGCACCTTCGCGCTCGCGCAGACGGGACATGCGACCTTACGAATTGCGACCTACGCGGTGCTCCTGCCGCTGATCGTCTTGCAGACGGCCGGTGTGCGCTGGCCGCTCAAGCGCGAGGTCGTGGCAGGCGTGCCGCTCGGCGCTGGGGTGGGCGCGCTCTACGCGGCGACGACGATCTCCGGGCCGCCATTGGCTCTGCTTCTCAATAATCAGGGCTATACAAAAGAGAACTTCCGCGCGGCATTGAGCCTGTTCCGGATTGCGGAGTCGATCCTGGCGGCGGGACTCTACGGGTCAGCTGGGTTGTTCACGGGCGAGAGCATTCGGCTCTCGGGCATCGCTGCGCCGGGCGTGCTCATCGGCATTCCGCTCGGGTTCCTCGTGCTGCGAAAGCTCCCCAATGAGACCTTCCGGCGAGCCTGCATGGGCTCGGACGCGCTGCTGGTCAGCTTTGGTCTCGCGCGCGTGCTGATCGACCAGCACCTCGTCGCTGCGGTGCTCGGCTATTCGCTCGTGGCCGCGACGGTGGTGCTCGAGGGCGTGCTCCTCTGGCGCTACTTCAAGCTCGCCCGGGCACAGATCCTCGCGCCGGCCGAGGCGAGCTCATGA
- a CDS encoding phosphoadenylyl-sulfate reductase gives MSAALDELSAARAELAGRSAPDILAWTWARFGARAVLASSFGAEDVALIDLASRVTPKLEVFTLDTGRLHPETYEVMQAIRERYGINLRVYAPERASVEKLESEQGLYSFRESLEQRKACCAIRKVEPLKRALAGREAWVTGLRREQSVTRAGVEVIEIDDSQNGIWKLNPLAAWTEADVWNHIRQNRVPYHALHDVGFSSIGCAPCTRAVKPYEDARAGRWWWEQPEHKECGLHARR, from the coding sequence GTGAGCGCCGCCCTCGACGAGCTCTCGGCTGCGCGCGCCGAGCTGGCAGGAAGATCCGCGCCCGACATCCTCGCCTGGACGTGGGCGCGCTTTGGGGCTCGGGCAGTCCTCGCCTCGAGCTTCGGCGCGGAGGACGTGGCGCTCATCGATCTCGCTTCGCGCGTCACGCCGAAGTTGGAGGTCTTTACGCTTGATACCGGAAGGTTACATCCCGAGACGTACGAAGTGATGCAGGCCATCCGCGAGCGCTATGGAATCAACCTGCGCGTGTACGCGCCCGAGCGCGCCAGCGTGGAGAAGCTCGAGAGCGAGCAGGGGCTGTACTCGTTTCGGGAGAGCCTCGAGCAGCGAAAGGCGTGCTGCGCCATTCGAAAGGTCGAGCCTCTCAAACGCGCGCTCGCTGGCCGTGAGGCGTGGGTGACCGGGCTGCGACGCGAGCAGTCGGTGACGCGCGCGGGTGTCGAAGTCATCGAGATTGACGATTCGCAGAATGGAATCTGGAAGCTCAATCCGCTCGCCGCGTGGACCGAAGCCGATGTGTGGAACCACATTCGACAGAACCGCGTGCCGTACCACGCGCTCCACGATGTGGGCTTCTCCTCGATTGGTTGCGCGCCGTGTACTCGCGCGGTGAAGCCGTACGAAGACGCCAGGGCCGGACGCTGGTGGTGGGAGCAGCCCGAGCACAAGGAGTGCGGGCTGCACGCGAGGCGCTAG
- a CDS encoding pyridoxal-phosphate dependent enzyme has protein sequence MTDFSKRVYDSMLDMLSNADNPTPIVRLNRVVPFKHTKVYAKLEWYNPFGAVKDRVAANLIRDAEEQGIKLQHLVEPTSGNTGIGLSMISNAKGIEFTATLSTAIPAEKRASLRMFGAKLVELSDDLCPMPGQPEGAMSKAEEMSKQPGWHELNQYKNPANPDAHFRTTGPEVWKQTEGKITHFVAGLGTCGTITGTGRFLRTQRKDVKVFGVHPAEGHDIPGVRTLRALKLTDFFLPKEYDGLVEIDNATAYEMARRLNQEESIIAGPSSGMALAGALKLVPDEPGNICVVMFPDNAFKYSGSFKKHLPQLFVGSADDAPKPASSSGPTPEILSAIQDLARESADMVELDAIADLVKGGAALIDVRSPREFAEGHIAEAVNVPVGTLSKAGAPGLPARHDQPLVTICASGKRSLTALLLLKAQGYEKVKAVRGGMNDWEELGRPMKVG, from the coding sequence ATGACTGACTTTTCCAAGCGCGTCTACGACTCGATGCTCGACATGCTGTCGAACGCCGACAACCCCACGCCCATCGTGCGGCTCAACCGCGTGGTGCCGTTCAAGCACACGAAGGTCTACGCCAAGCTCGAGTGGTACAACCCCTTCGGCGCCGTGAAGGATCGCGTGGCCGCCAACCTCATCCGCGACGCGGAAGAGCAGGGCATCAAGCTCCAGCACCTCGTGGAGCCGACCTCGGGAAACACCGGCATCGGGCTCTCGATGATCTCGAACGCCAAGGGCATCGAGTTCACGGCCACGCTCTCGACCGCAATCCCCGCGGAGAAGCGCGCCAGCCTGCGCATGTTCGGCGCGAAGCTGGTGGAGCTCTCGGACGACCTGTGCCCGATGCCGGGACAGCCCGAAGGCGCGATGTCGAAGGCCGAGGAGATGTCGAAGCAGCCTGGCTGGCACGAGCTCAATCAATATAAGAATCCGGCAAATCCGGACGCGCACTTCCGCACCACGGGTCCGGAGGTGTGGAAGCAGACCGAGGGCAAGATCACCCACTTCGTGGCCGGGCTTGGCACCTGCGGCACCATCACCGGCACGGGGCGCTTCCTGCGCACGCAGCGCAAGGACGTGAAGGTCTTCGGCGTGCACCCTGCCGAGGGGCACGACATCCCCGGCGTGCGCACGCTGCGCGCGCTCAAGTTGACCGACTTCTTCTTGCCTAAAGAGTATGACGGGCTCGTCGAAATCGATAACGCGACAGCCTATGAAATGGCGCGGCGCCTGAATCAGGAAGAGAGCATCATCGCCGGGCCGAGCTCGGGCATGGCGCTCGCGGGCGCGCTGAAGCTGGTGCCCGATGAGCCGGGCAACATCTGCGTGGTGATGTTCCCGGACAATGCCTTCAAGTACAGCGGCTCGTTCAAGAAGCACCTGCCCCAGCTCTTCGTGGGGTCGGCGGATGACGCGCCGAAGCCCGCATCGTCGTCGGGACCGACGCCGGAGATCCTCTCGGCGATCCAGGATCTCGCGCGCGAGTCGGCGGACATGGTGGAGCTCGACGCGATTGCGGATCTGGTAAAGGGCGGAGCCGCGCTCATCGACGTGCGCTCGCCGCGCGAGTTCGCGGAGGGCCACATCGCCGAGGCGGTGAACGTGCCCGTGGGGACGCTCTCCAAAGCCGGGGCGCCAGGCCTTCCGGCGCGGCACGACCAGCCGCTCGTCACCATCTGCGCGTCCGGAAAGCGCTCGCTCACGGCGCTGCTGCTCCTCAAGGCGCAAGGCTACGAGAAGGTGAAGGCCGTGCGCGGCGGGATGAACGACTGGGAAGAGCTGGGCCGGCCGATGAAGGTGGGATAG
- a CDS encoding class I SAM-dependent methyltransferase yields MKKLIAAFLVLAGCVTAPNTSSSNDAATHAAPANYDAVVAAPDRTDADRALDPGRKPAAFLAAIAPAPGMNVGELFAGGGYTTELLARVVAPSGKVYAENPKWVLEKFAAKPWADRLARPVNANVVREDTELDAPFPNLDGQLDRVVTNANYHDAVWAGVDLAKMNAAVFTALKPGGWYIVADSSAKPGTGLQDAKTLHRIDETVVRQQVEAAGFHFLRADESLRNPADTRDWNASPSAAKEKRGTSDRFIFVFEKPAR; encoded by the coding sequence TTGAAGAAGCTCATCGCAGCGTTCCTGGTGCTCGCGGGATGTGTCACCGCGCCCAACACGTCCTCGTCGAACGACGCCGCGACGCATGCGGCTCCTGCCAACTACGACGCCGTCGTCGCCGCGCCGGATCGCACCGACGCCGATCGCGCGCTCGACCCCGGTCGCAAGCCAGCCGCATTCCTCGCGGCGATCGCGCCTGCGCCGGGAATGAACGTGGGCGAGTTGTTCGCGGGCGGCGGGTACACCACCGAGCTGCTCGCGCGCGTGGTGGCGCCGAGCGGAAAGGTCTACGCCGAGAACCCGAAGTGGGTGCTGGAGAAGTTCGCGGCCAAGCCGTGGGCAGACCGCCTCGCTCGGCCGGTGAACGCGAACGTGGTGCGCGAGGACACCGAGCTCGACGCGCCGTTTCCCAACCTCGACGGTCAGCTCGATCGCGTGGTGACCAACGCCAACTACCACGACGCGGTGTGGGCGGGCGTCGACCTGGCCAAGATGAACGCGGCGGTGTTCACCGCGCTCAAGCCGGGTGGCTGGTACATCGTCGCGGACTCCTCTGCGAAGCCGGGCACCGGCCTTCAGGACGCGAAGACGCTGCATCGCATCGATGAGACCGTGGTGCGGCAACAGGTGGAGGCCGCGGGCTTTCACTTCCTGCGCGCCGACGAGTCGCTGCGCAATCCGGCCGACACCCGCGACTGGAACGCGTCGCCCTCGGCCGCGAAGGAGAAGCGCGGCACCAGCGATCGCTTCATCTTCGTGTTCGAGAAGCCGGCGCGCTGA
- a CDS encoding nitrite/sulfite reductase, with translation MTARPEANDSRSRESFGDAAESAEFVEMLEKFERGELTSDQYRHYRLSRGIYGQRQDGVQMVRVKIPQGVLSAEQLVVLADCADKYSRGFGHVTTRQNFQFHFVKTEHAPAFMEAVSRSGLTTREACSHTVRNVAGCPYAGVCSGAAFDVTPYGEMVTRHFLRRPYGSGLPRKFKIAISGCDDDCAQGAMNDIGIIGRVREGVRGFKIVAGGGTSTLPRNAGVLHEFLPAEELLASCEAIARVFNAEGERGNLQKARMKWAIKRLGWEKFQALYEEQLELIRKEGGRPLPVEATDEQPPNKAPLPRVERPMPTRFTDWKRAHARPQRQEGYCAVAVWLRLGDVSSRQLRALADIVAKYGDATLRTTNDQNLLIRWIREQDLPALWLDLDAVGLGEPHAGSTSDVVSCPGAETCRIAVTASRGVAQLVGDRLREKHGALRREGLDIKVSGCPNGCGQHHVSAIGLQGGTRHVGTKLVPQYFVMIGGGIDVRGATFGRLVGKVPARRVPEAIDRLIAHFDANRTPGETARAYFQRLEIPVAKQLLADLIELKEADAKPDDFIDLGSNVEFQVVDMDGECAQ, from the coding sequence ATGACCGCAAGACCGGAAGCCAACGACAGCCGCAGCCGCGAGAGCTTCGGTGACGCCGCCGAGTCCGCCGAGTTCGTGGAGATGCTCGAGAAGTTCGAGCGCGGCGAGCTGACCAGTGACCAGTACCGCCACTACCGCTTGAGCCGCGGCATCTACGGCCAGCGCCAGGACGGCGTGCAGATGGTGCGCGTGAAGATCCCGCAAGGCGTGCTCAGCGCCGAGCAGCTGGTGGTGCTCGCCGATTGCGCCGACAAGTACTCGCGTGGGTTCGGCCACGTGACCACGCGGCAGAACTTTCAATTTCACTTCGTGAAGACGGAGCACGCGCCGGCGTTCATGGAAGCGGTGTCGCGGAGCGGGCTGACCACGCGCGAGGCGTGCTCGCACACCGTGCGCAATGTCGCGGGCTGCCCGTACGCGGGCGTGTGCAGCGGCGCGGCGTTCGACGTGACGCCCTACGGCGAGATGGTGACGCGCCACTTCCTGCGACGGCCCTACGGCTCTGGCTTGCCGCGCAAGTTCAAGATTGCGATCTCCGGCTGCGACGACGACTGCGCCCAGGGCGCCATGAACGACATCGGCATCATTGGCCGCGTTCGCGAGGGCGTTCGCGGGTTCAAGATCGTCGCCGGTGGCGGCACGAGCACGCTGCCGCGCAACGCCGGCGTGCTGCACGAGTTCCTGCCCGCCGAGGAGCTGCTCGCGTCGTGCGAGGCGATTGCACGTGTCTTCAACGCCGAGGGCGAGCGCGGCAACTTGCAAAAGGCGCGGATGAAGTGGGCCATCAAGCGCCTGGGCTGGGAGAAGTTCCAGGCGCTCTATGAAGAGCAGCTCGAGCTCATTCGAAAGGAGGGCGGGCGGCCGCTGCCTGTTGAAGCGACCGACGAGCAGCCGCCCAACAAGGCGCCGCTTCCGCGCGTGGAGCGGCCGATGCCCACTCGCTTCACCGACTGGAAGCGGGCGCACGCACGGCCGCAGCGCCAGGAGGGATACTGTGCAGTCGCCGTTTGGCTGCGACTTGGAGATGTCTCGAGCCGGCAGCTGCGCGCGCTCGCCGACATCGTTGCCAAGTACGGCGACGCGACGCTGCGCACCACGAATGATCAGAACCTGCTCATCCGCTGGATTCGCGAGCAGGACCTGCCTGCGCTCTGGCTCGACCTCGACGCCGTGGGCCTTGGCGAGCCGCACGCAGGCTCGACGTCCGATGTCGTGAGCTGCCCGGGCGCAGAGACCTGCCGCATCGCGGTGACCGCTTCTCGTGGCGTGGCCCAGCTCGTGGGCGACCGGTTGCGCGAGAAGCACGGTGCGTTGCGACGAGAAGGCCTCGACATCAAGGTCTCGGGCTGTCCCAACGGCTGCGGGCAGCACCATGTCTCTGCGATTGGGCTCCAGGGCGGCACGCGGCACGTGGGGACGAAGTTGGTGCCCCAGTACTTCGTCATGATTGGCGGCGGCATCGACGTGCGCGGCGCCACCTTCGGACGGCTCGTGGGCAAGGTTCCCGCGCGGCGCGTGCCTGAAGCCATTGATCGGCTGATTGCACACTTCGACGCGAATCGGACGCCTGGAGAGACCGCGCGCGCGTACTTCCAGCGATTGGAGATTCCCGTCGCCAAGCAACTGCTCGCGGATCTGATCGAGCTCAAAGAGGCCGACGCCAAGCCCGACGACTTCATCGACCTCGGAAGCAACGTCGAGTTCCAGGTCGTGGACATGGACGGGGAGTGCGCCCAGTGA
- a CDS encoding insulinase family protein, whose amino-acid sequence MSHAARSLPETPAPPPTAFAIPTERLTLPNGLVVLLSPDPSVASVAVTMSFAAGTEYEPAQRSGLAHLVEHVMAIGPTPETDYAGILERRGAVKFNGFTTYDSLRYEVVLPAAQLPVALWAFADRLGTLPALIDAAAVEKSRRIVFQERALVLADQPFGLVDEIVAKDLYPAPHPLHGGVLGVESELATATVADIHDYVSKYLVPANAVLTVVGNFDPKVVKPLLQDTLGLLPGGTRAQPPAIAPMEPSGAVVDKHPEVHSRVPRVTVAWRFPSQVIAAATTLELGAYLLNVQTDGAWGMRIDADFVQYAGESTFRFDLVLPYAETMDAAQSDATSFVRFLTRREANVELMQLANLALDRANLMMLDTLDGRASALTRLERLYGDMKPEDYFSEHWRVDNFTVRDTARACLSGPGVVIHARPIHPRPPRGERE is encoded by the coding sequence TTGTCGCACGCGGCGAGGTCGCTCCCCGAGACGCCGGCTCCGCCGCCGACCGCGTTCGCGATTCCCACGGAGCGGCTCACGCTGCCCAACGGGCTGGTGGTGCTCCTCTCGCCGGACCCGTCGGTGGCCAGCGTCGCCGTGACCATGTCTTTCGCGGCGGGCACCGAGTACGAGCCTGCGCAGCGGAGCGGCCTCGCGCACCTGGTGGAACACGTGATGGCCATTGGTCCCACGCCCGAGACCGACTACGCGGGCATCCTCGAGCGCCGCGGCGCGGTGAAGTTCAACGGCTTCACCACCTACGACAGCCTGCGCTACGAGGTCGTCCTCCCCGCGGCCCAGCTCCCTGTCGCGCTGTGGGCCTTCGCCGATCGCCTGGGCACCCTGCCCGCGCTCATCGACGCCGCGGCGGTGGAGAAGAGCCGCCGGATCGTCTTCCAGGAGCGCGCGCTGGTCCTCGCGGATCAACCGTTTGGGCTGGTGGACGAGATCGTCGCCAAGGATCTCTACCCTGCTCCGCACCCGCTCCACGGCGGCGTGCTCGGCGTCGAGAGCGAGCTGGCCACCGCCACCGTCGCCGACATTCACGACTACGTCAGCAAGTACCTCGTCCCCGCAAACGCCGTGCTCACCGTGGTCGGCAACTTCGATCCCAAGGTGGTGAAGCCGCTCCTCCAGGACACCCTCGGCCTGCTGCCTGGTGGAACACGCGCGCAACCGCCGGCCATCGCGCCCATGGAACCGAGCGGCGCGGTGGTGGACAAGCACCCCGAGGTCCACTCTCGGGTGCCGCGGGTCACCGTGGCGTGGCGCTTCCCCAGCCAGGTGATCGCAGCGGCCACCACCCTGGAGCTCGGGGCCTACCTGCTCAATGTCCAGACCGACGGCGCCTGGGGAATGCGCATCGATGCGGACTTCGTGCAGTACGCGGGTGAGTCCACCTTTCGGTTCGATCTGGTGCTGCCCTATGCGGAGACCATGGACGCCGCGCAGTCCGACGCCACGAGCTTCGTGCGGTTCCTCACGCGGCGCGAGGCGAACGTGGAGCTCATGCAGCTGGCGAACCTGGCGCTCGATCGCGCCAACTTGATGATGCTCGATACCCTCGACGGCCGCGCGAGCGCGCTCACCCGGCTCGAGCGGCTCTACGGCGACATGAAGCCCGAGGACTACTTCTCGGAGCACTGGCGCGTCGACAACTTCACCGTGCGTGACACCGCCAGGGCGTGCCTGAGCGGGCCGGGTGTGGTGATCCACGCGCGCCCCATCCACCCCCGGCCTCCCCGCGGAGAGCGCGAATGA
- the cobA gene encoding uroporphyrinogen-III C-methyltransferase: protein MNHGIVYLVGAGPGDPGLLTLRAAELLREADTVVYDRLVHPDILRHARAHARLIFAGKSGGGEQVAQEEINATLIAQARLGRRVVRLKGGDPFVFGRGGEEALELVRAGIPFEVVPGVSSGVAAPASAGIPITHRGISAAVTFATASLSGAEPDWAHLARSPTLVLFMSGKKLRQATRKLVEQGRAPSTPAAVVEAGTWAHQRVVQGTLASVALLAEAADVGTPALLVVGEVVALREQLEQLGVASTAEEAYS from the coding sequence ATGAACCATGGAATTGTGTATCTCGTCGGCGCTGGCCCGGGTGACCCGGGGCTGCTCACGCTGCGCGCGGCCGAGCTTCTCCGTGAGGCGGACACCGTCGTCTACGACCGCCTGGTGCATCCGGACATCCTTCGCCACGCACGCGCGCACGCGCGGCTCATCTTTGCGGGTAAGTCCGGAGGCGGCGAGCAGGTCGCGCAAGAGGAGATCAACGCCACGCTGATCGCCCAGGCGCGACTCGGTCGACGCGTGGTGCGGCTCAAGGGCGGCGATCCGTTCGTGTTCGGGCGCGGCGGAGAAGAGGCCCTCGAGCTCGTGCGCGCCGGCATTCCGTTCGAGGTTGTGCCGGGCGTTTCGAGTGGTGTCGCGGCGCCGGCGAGCGCGGGCATTCCCATCACGCACCGCGGGATCTCCGCGGCGGTCACGTTCGCGACGGCGTCGCTCTCGGGCGCCGAGCCAGATTGGGCCCACCTCGCGCGGTCGCCGACGCTCGTGCTCTTCATGTCGGGGAAGAAGCTGCGACAGGCCACTCGGAAGCTCGTCGAGCAGGGACGCGCCCCGTCGACGCCGGCAGCCGTCGTGGAAGCGGGCACCTGGGCGCACCAGCGCGTCGTGCAGGGCACGCTCGCGAGCGTGGCTCTGCTCGCCGAAGCCGCGGACGTCGGCACGCCGGCGCTGCTGGTGGTCGGAGAAGTCGTGGCGCTGCGCGAGCAGTTGGAGCAGCTCGGCGTCGCGTCGACTGCCGAGGAGGCCTACTCATGA
- a CDS encoding bifunctional precorrin-2 dehydrogenase/sirohydrochlorin ferrochelatase, with product MSTYDFPIALQLEERSVVLVGGGRIAQGRLAQLLEVGAQVRVIDPKVTPELRALADAGRIELVEREYRSGDCAGAFLVFTAAEVPEVNRSVVAEARARRILVNAADVPELCDFTMPSIGRRGPVTVAVSTSGRAPALARFLRKRAMVAIGEEFGTLARLLGRLRELTPGGPDRAAKLQAVIDAGAAELIAMGRKRELWRAIRQIWRSRLATLLDSASAGLSEVER from the coding sequence ATGAGTACCTACGATTTTCCGATTGCATTGCAGCTCGAAGAGCGAAGCGTGGTGCTCGTCGGCGGTGGGCGTATCGCGCAGGGCCGGCTGGCGCAGCTGCTCGAGGTGGGCGCTCAGGTTCGCGTGATTGACCCGAAGGTCACGCCCGAGCTCCGCGCGCTCGCTGACGCGGGTCGGATCGAGCTCGTCGAACGTGAGTACCGGAGTGGCGACTGTGCCGGCGCGTTTCTCGTGTTCACGGCGGCTGAAGTACCCGAGGTGAACCGATCGGTCGTGGCTGAGGCCCGCGCGCGAAGGATTCTCGTCAACGCTGCCGACGTGCCCGAGCTCTGCGATTTCACGATGCCCTCCATCGGCCGTCGCGGACCGGTGACCGTCGCCGTCTCGACCTCCGGACGCGCGCCGGCTCTCGCGCGCTTCCTGCGCAAGCGAGCGATGGTGGCCATCGGCGAAGAGTTCGGGACGCTCGCGCGTTTGCTCGGGCGGCTGCGGGAGCTCACGCCCGGAGGGCCCGATCGCGCGGCCAAGCTCCAGGCTGTGATCGACGCCGGCGCTGCCGAGCTCATCGCCATGGGGCGCAAGCGCGAGCTCTGGCGCGCGATTCGACAGATTTGGCGGAGCCGGCTGGCGACGCTTCTCGACTCGGCGAGTGCGGGGCTCAGCGAGGTGGAACGATGA